In a single window of the Gemmatimonadota bacterium genome:
- a CDS encoding glycosyltransferase: protein MSNERSVLLLADFDDGPNAHAAQRRRALERLGLRVTTFDLSAKPSIFERMRVGDLPRRLERALDDSAPDLVLTFGSPLLDEPLVDRLRGRSRARWVTWMPDDLRTAWEASVLARPYDQIYAVGTDVAAEVADRLGRTVDVLSVGADPSVYRPIRTKDQYRANVVFAGAATPRRERLLGELVEFGLALWGPGWRQTSLRDYCRGEATSTGEYVRAYAGATVAVNIHHVAVEGDPREAACNQRLFELAAMGAAQVVDERGDLARSFEAGEEVLAFRDAAELRSYVRELIENPSEAERLGQAARARLLRDHTYMHRMRRLLLDQPRPMLAE from the coding sequence GTGAGCAACGAGCGCAGCGTCCTGCTGCTCGCCGATTTCGATGACGGTCCCAATGCCCACGCGGCCCAGCGCCGTCGTGCGCTCGAGCGGCTCGGGTTGCGCGTCACCACATTCGATCTCTCGGCCAAGCCGTCGATCTTCGAGCGGATGCGGGTGGGCGACCTGCCGCGCCGGCTCGAACGGGCGCTCGACGACTCGGCCCCCGATCTGGTGCTCACCTTTGGCTCGCCGCTCCTGGACGAGCCGTTGGTCGATCGCCTCCGCGGTCGGAGCCGTGCCCGGTGGGTCACCTGGATGCCGGATGACCTGCGCACCGCGTGGGAAGCCTCGGTGCTCGCGCGGCCCTACGACCAGATCTACGCCGTCGGCACCGACGTCGCCGCCGAGGTGGCCGATCGCCTTGGCCGCACCGTCGATGTCCTGTCGGTCGGCGCCGACCCGTCGGTCTACCGCCCGATCCGCACCAAGGACCAGTACCGCGCCAACGTGGTGTTCGCGGGGGCCGCCACGCCGCGGCGCGAACGACTCCTCGGCGAACTGGTGGAGTTTGGCCTGGCGTTGTGGGGACCGGGCTGGCGGCAGACCTCGCTGCGCGACTATTGCCGCGGCGAGGCCACCAGCACCGGCGAATACGTGCGGGCCTATGCCGGGGCCACGGTGGCCGTCAACATCCACCACGTGGCGGTCGAGGGTGACCCGCGCGAGGCGGCCTGCAACCAGCGGCTCTTCGAGTTGGCGGCGATGGGCGCCGCGCAGGTGGTCGACGAACGCGGCGACCTCGCGCGCTCCTTCGAGGCGGGCGAGGAAGTGCTGGCGTTCCGCGACGCCGCCGAATTGCGCAGTTACGTGCGTGAGCTGATCGAGAATCCGTCCGAAGCAGAACGGCTCGGCCAGGCGGCTCGCGCCCGGCTGCTGCGGGACCACACCTACATGCACCGGATGCGCCGACTGCTGCTCGATCAACCCCGCCCGATGCTGGCCGAGTAG
- a CDS encoding glycosyltransferase — MASTMNIVLYCPARLPVREYGGTERVVVWLARGLAERGHRVTVIALPGTKLPSATVIPIPNKLALQDGGPDLTPLLPPGTDIVHAHSPLKRPPEGVPFVWTFHGNGAPGRVFTPNTIGLSADHAARHGLKMWVHNGLDPDEYRFSATKLPRDLFLGRLHTVKGWDWAVRGARLAGRPLVVAGGWRPSIRPGLRFVGQVGGEEKMQLLAESACLWVPAQWDEPFGLTTIEAMVSGTPVLGTRRGALPEVISPESGAMGSSVDELAALRSTLDALDPAAIRQHVLDHFTYRTMAARYEAIYSASIGRG, encoded by the coding sequence ATGGCAAGCACCATGAACATCGTGCTCTACTGCCCCGCCCGACTCCCGGTCCGAGAGTACGGCGGGACGGAGCGAGTGGTCGTGTGGCTTGCGCGCGGGTTGGCCGAGCGAGGCCACCGCGTCACCGTGATTGCGCTCCCCGGCACCAAGCTGCCGTCGGCGACCGTGATCCCGATTCCCAACAAGCTCGCCCTGCAAGACGGCGGTCCGGACCTCACGCCGCTGCTACCCCCTGGCACCGACATCGTCCACGCCCATTCGCCGCTCAAGCGGCCACCCGAGGGGGTGCCGTTCGTCTGGACCTTTCATGGGAATGGCGCGCCAGGGCGGGTCTTCACACCGAACACCATCGGACTCTCGGCGGACCACGCTGCTCGCCATGGCCTGAAGATGTGGGTCCACAACGGGCTCGATCCCGATGAATACCGCTTCAGCGCGACGAAGCTGCCGCGCGATCTCTTCCTCGGCCGTCTCCACACCGTGAAGGGATGGGACTGGGCCGTGCGCGGCGCGCGCCTGGCGGGCAGGCCGCTGGTCGTGGCGGGAGGGTGGCGGCCATCCATCCGCCCCGGCCTTCGCTTCGTCGGGCAAGTCGGGGGGGAGGAGAAGATGCAGTTGCTGGCGGAATCGGCCTGTCTCTGGGTGCCGGCACAGTGGGACGAGCCCTTCGGGCTGACGACGATCGAGGCGATGGTGAGTGGAACGCCGGTGCTCGGGACTCGTCGCGGCGCGCTCCCGGAGGTCATCTCCCCCGAGAGCGGCGCGATGGGCAGCAGCGTGGACGAACTGGCGGCACTCCGCTCAACGCTCGACGCGCTGGACCCGGCGGCGATTCGCCAACATGTGCTCGACCACTTCACCTACCGCACCATGGCCGCGCGCTACGAAGCGATCTACTCGGCCAGCATCGGGCGGGGTTGA